One stretch of Thermococcus sp. MAR1 DNA includes these proteins:
- a CDS encoding ABC transporter ATP-binding protein produces MKALEVKISFAYGEREVLREVEFIAERGELLAIIGPNGAGKSTLLKCLVGILRPRGHVIFDGTNLLELKPRDRAKLITYVPQSSFPEFAFTIEEFVELGTYATRGDVKEALERVGLWERRREQITALSGGEYQLALIARALAQGSEVVLLDEPTSHLDINHALEIMKLLREMSREKIVIAVLHDLNLALRYADKLMLLYNGQKHWEGKPEELKPEIIEEIYGVKARIAEVDGHRVLLANV; encoded by the coding sequence ATGAAGGCGCTTGAGGTTAAAATTTCCTTCGCCTACGGTGAGAGGGAAGTTCTCCGGGAGGTGGAGTTCATCGCTGAGAGGGGGGAGCTTTTAGCCATAATCGGCCCCAACGGTGCCGGGAAGTCAACCCTACTCAAGTGCCTGGTCGGAATCCTCAGGCCGAGGGGCCACGTGATCTTCGACGGAACAAACCTGCTTGAGCTTAAGCCCAGGGATAGGGCCAAACTGATAACCTACGTTCCCCAGAGCTCGTTCCCCGAGTTCGCATTCACCATAGAGGAGTTCGTCGAGCTCGGTACCTACGCGACGAGGGGAGACGTAAAGGAAGCCCTGGAAAGGGTCGGCCTCTGGGAGCGCCGGAGGGAGCAGATAACCGCTCTGAGTGGCGGTGAGTATCAGCTCGCACTGATAGCCAGGGCCCTAGCTCAGGGCAGCGAAGTGGTTCTCCTGGACGAGCCGACGAGCCACCTCGACATAAATCACGCCCTTGAGATAATGAAGCTCCTGAGGGAAATGAGCCGGGAGAAAATCGTCATAGCGGTTCTCCACGACCTCAATCTGGCCCTCCGCTACGCGGACAAGCTGATGCTCCTCTACAACGGACAGAAGCACTGGGAAGGAAAACCGGAGGAGCTGAAGCCTGAGATCATCGAAGAAATCTACGGCGTGAAGGCGAGGATAGCGGAGGTCGATGGTCACAGGGTTCTTCTCGCCAACGTCTAG
- a CDS encoding iron ABC transporter permease — MKKWLPTLLALSIIAAFLGIYVGSVNLTPSEVTASVVYGVKSALSRVFSFIKPGERPKAFIIVWELRLPRVLLAYLVGLSLASAGVASQALFRNPLADPYIIGVSAGAGIGAALGAIYAPQHMGGLALASALLSVFIVYSVSRVDGKVPVDTLLLAGIAYGFLASAITWYLIISQSERTHVTWMWLMGTFNGAGWGDVGEMFIIALLGLGFLVWKWRELNLILFGEESIALGLDVHLYRKLFIGAIAVLTAFAVSTAGIIGFVGLVSPHIMRLLLGPNHRELTPASALFGGVLLVFADLLARTVAKPTELPVGIITALMGAPFFLYLLMKHKRGELYS; from the coding sequence ATGAAAAAATGGCTCCCAACTCTGCTGGCCCTCTCGATCATAGCGGCCTTCCTCGGCATCTACGTAGGCTCGGTTAACCTGACTCCCTCGGAAGTAACCGCCAGCGTAGTCTATGGAGTAAAATCAGCCTTATCGCGGGTATTTTCCTTCATAAAACCCGGTGAGAGACCGAAGGCTTTCATCATCGTGTGGGAGCTCCGCCTCCCGAGGGTTCTGTTGGCCTATCTGGTCGGACTCTCCTTAGCTTCCGCCGGTGTGGCGAGTCAGGCACTCTTCCGGAATCCCCTGGCCGACCCGTACATAATCGGCGTCAGCGCAGGGGCGGGCATAGGTGCGGCGCTGGGGGCTATCTACGCCCCACAGCATATGGGCGGCCTGGCCCTGGCCTCGGCCCTGCTCTCGGTGTTCATAGTTTACTCCGTCTCAAGGGTTGATGGAAAAGTTCCCGTCGATACACTCCTCTTGGCGGGAATAGCCTATGGCTTCCTGGCGAGCGCGATAACGTGGTACCTCATAATAAGCCAAAGCGAAAGGACCCACGTAACTTGGATGTGGCTCATGGGGACGTTCAACGGCGCTGGTTGGGGAGACGTGGGCGAGATGTTTATCATTGCACTCCTCGGCCTCGGCTTCCTCGTATGGAAGTGGCGCGAGCTGAACCTGATACTCTTCGGAGAGGAAAGCATTGCCCTCGGTCTGGACGTCCACCTCTACAGAAAGCTCTTTATCGGAGCAATAGCCGTCCTAACCGCCTTTGCCGTCTCGACCGCGGGGATAATTGGCTTCGTCGGCCTCGTCAGTCCGCACATAATGCGCCTTCTCCTCGGACCAAACCACAGGGAGCTGACCCCTGCAAGTGCCCTCTTCGGAGGCGTTCTGCTCGTTTTCGCTGACCTGCTCGCGAGAACCGTCGCAAAGCCGACGGAACTGCCCGTTGGCATAATAACCGCCCTAATGGGCGCGCCCTTTTTCCTCTACCTCCTGATGAAGCATAAGAGGGGGGAGCTGTACTCATGA
- the nurA gene encoding DNA double-strand break repair nuclease NurA, which yields MGYRLIDRASVDRIKGMLLRGYAEAQDKLKTIEWRELPDRRESKVYAIDGSQGKQRLSGTIFYAVSSYAFGNGPAYRLVYTNAMLYNQGISDQIIRLQMETLENKLGYLAAKIGNVDYVMMDGTLTGSLTRPPVYPESVRGINALQVVLEDEFASMIEFVLERLEKNYQDLESRLKKEGKSHEEVIFAESLMRDVFRKFFRNKLIAHSKGIRIRNCETAPEKVLIPLDALERYRGRSVEEAVENLRKKYCREIVIEDIREAIHVVLSYIEYLYSLEQLLDMNLIYVAKSFYTKRFSKKAGVDLPDVPYLDVYIRKKFGEEIPGYLPFPEPVKVEHSLPESLREFFPKIEDISSRGVPSAYIRTMKGGVIYLLQSNREINDDLLAEILWHERNGYFRPLQRAHEGVKIEKKAFDAELKALLNIIKAESPELRVFLKYGRSPLE from the coding sequence ATGGGGTACAGGCTCATAGACAGGGCGAGCGTTGACAGAATAAAAGGCATGCTGCTGAGGGGCTACGCCGAGGCGCAGGATAAGCTGAAAACCATAGAGTGGCGTGAGCTGCCGGACAGGAGGGAAAGCAAAGTCTATGCAATCGACGGGAGCCAAGGAAAGCAGAGGCTCAGCGGAACGATTTTCTACGCCGTCTCAAGTTACGCCTTCGGCAACGGCCCGGCATACAGGCTGGTCTACACCAACGCAATGCTCTACAACCAAGGTATATCCGACCAGATAATCCGCCTCCAGATGGAGACCCTTGAGAACAAGCTGGGCTACCTCGCGGCGAAGATTGGCAACGTGGACTACGTCATGATGGACGGAACTTTAACTGGTTCTCTGACGAGGCCGCCAGTTTATCCGGAGAGCGTGCGGGGGATAAACGCCCTTCAGGTTGTGTTAGAAGACGAGTTCGCCTCCATGATAGAGTTTGTGCTGGAAAGACTTGAGAAAAACTACCAGGATCTGGAATCAAGGCTCAAAAAAGAAGGAAAAAGCCATGAGGAAGTGATATTTGCGGAGTCCCTTATGAGGGACGTTTTCAGAAAGTTCTTCAGAAACAAACTCATTGCACACTCCAAAGGAATCAGGATAAGAAACTGCGAAACAGCACCGGAGAAAGTGCTAATACCACTCGATGCCCTCGAGAGGTATAGAGGAAGGAGTGTTGAAGAAGCCGTCGAGAACCTGAGGAAAAAATACTGCAGGGAGATAGTGATCGAAGATATCAGGGAAGCCATCCATGTGGTTTTAAGCTACATTGAATACCTCTACTCGTTGGAGCAACTTCTCGATATGAATCTAATTTACGTCGCCAAAAGTTTCTATACAAAGCGGTTTTCAAAGAAAGCCGGTGTTGATCTTCCAGATGTACCGTATCTTGATGTCTACATACGGAAAAAATTCGGCGAAGAGATACCAGGATACTTACCATTCCCCGAACCGGTGAAAGTTGAGCACTCCCTCCCAGAGTCGCTGAGAGAGTTCTTTCCAAAAATCGAGGACATAAGCTCTCGGGGTGTTCCCTCCGCGTACATCCGCACCATGAAGGGCGGTGTCATATACCTCCTCCAGAGCAACAGGGAGATAAACGACGACCTCTTGGCTGAGATACTCTGGCACGAGAGGAACGGCTACTTCAGGCCGCTCCAGAGGGCCCACGAGGGAGTGAAGATCGAGAAGAAGGCCTTCGATGCCGAGCTGAAGGCACTGCTCAATATAATAAAGGCCGAAAGCCCCGAGCTGAGGGTATTCCTGAAGTACGGGAGGAGCCCGCTGGAGTAA
- the rad50 gene encoding DNA double-strand break repair ATPase Rad50: MKIEKLIIKDFRSHSLTKVNFTSGINLIIGQNGSGKSSLLDALLVGLYWPSKPKDLKKEDILRVDGKSTEITVFFEKDGVKYQLHRNITRGMAFAKYHDGSSWKHATETSQKAVRDWMEKLVPYDVFLNAIYIRQGEIDAILESDESREKVVRQVLGLEKYENAYRNLLEVRKEIERRIKSTEDYLKSTENLDELIGEMERELSKTLKEINELSPQIPKLEKELEGVERKLKELDALEKEINSLRLEVKEREGNRKRLETKLDGLEKRITESKERLSELRELVKEFQRLKEKAELYLKLSNFRRRYVDEKARNEKLAENYRAQISAIEERLKELSELEKRLRGLEKERDKLERKLKGLEKDVRAYEDARSLSSQLEDLRKRLKLSREEIEKFIEEIEDAKKRKEEIQAELNEINGERGGLKNLAKERNRAIMELKKAKGKCPVCGRKLTEKHRKEIIEKYQAELKDVSQSLKELDERERDLRSELVKIEKILKRERELIRQKELLDQIAELEEKLKGYKLEKLRKKAEEYERAKSELSRLMGELESTKAELEKAKALKKKKTIAGEKLKLIEEKLRKLNEELEGMGFSKVEELDEKLAELEPSYKRYLELRNSKEEFEREKSKLERLKLELEEVKSSLDAESRALKERMDELSKKEKLYSMEEHEKTREAFASLREELAGKRAQLEALKKKRDETMENLRKLKEERERRKEKAKELEELKKARERVQELREKVRRYKAMLKENALAKVGEIASEIFEELTEEKYSGVTVKAEENKIRLGVLYNGREYGLGFLSGGERIALGLAFRLALSLYLAGEISLLILDEPTPYLDDERRRRLVDIMQRYLRKIPQVIVVSHDEELKDAADRVIRVSLENGVSVVKEVELGV; this comes from the coding sequence ATGAAGATTGAAAAGCTCATAATCAAGGACTTCCGCTCCCATTCACTGACGAAGGTCAACTTCACGAGCGGGATAAACCTCATAATCGGACAGAACGGAAGCGGTAAGAGCTCCCTCCTCGATGCGCTCCTCGTCGGCCTCTACTGGCCGAGCAAGCCCAAAGACCTCAAAAAGGAGGACATACTCAGGGTGGACGGAAAGTCCACGGAGATAACGGTCTTCTTCGAGAAGGACGGCGTCAAATACCAGCTCCACAGGAACATAACCCGGGGAATGGCCTTCGCCAAGTACCACGATGGGAGCTCCTGGAAGCATGCTACAGAGACCAGCCAGAAGGCTGTGAGGGACTGGATGGAAAAGCTCGTTCCGTACGACGTCTTTCTCAACGCGATTTACATAAGGCAGGGAGAAATCGACGCCATCCTTGAGAGCGACGAGAGCAGGGAGAAGGTTGTCAGACAGGTTCTCGGCCTTGAAAAATACGAGAACGCCTACAGGAACCTCCTCGAAGTTAGGAAAGAGATTGAGCGGAGAATAAAATCAACGGAAGACTACCTCAAGAGCACGGAAAACCTCGACGAGCTGATCGGAGAGATGGAGAGGGAGCTGTCCAAGACCCTCAAAGAGATAAACGAGCTCTCACCCCAGATTCCAAAGCTGGAGAAGGAACTGGAAGGAGTAGAGAGAAAGCTCAAGGAACTCGATGCCCTGGAGAAGGAAATAAACTCCCTCAGACTTGAGGTCAAGGAGAGGGAAGGGAACCGAAAGCGGCTTGAGACGAAGCTGGATGGACTTGAAAAACGCATAACCGAGAGCAAAGAAAGATTGAGTGAGCTGAGAGAACTTGTGAAGGAGTTCCAGAGGCTTAAGGAGAAAGCAGAGCTCTACCTGAAGCTCTCGAACTTCAGAAGGCGCTATGTGGACGAGAAGGCCAGGAACGAGAAGCTCGCCGAGAACTACCGGGCACAGATTTCGGCGATAGAGGAGCGCCTCAAGGAGCTGAGCGAACTGGAGAAGCGCCTCAGGGGACTGGAGAAAGAGAGGGACAAACTCGAAAGGAAACTCAAGGGGCTCGAAAAGGACGTCCGAGCATACGAAGATGCCAGATCGTTATCATCGCAACTGGAAGACCTCAGAAAACGCCTCAAACTCTCCAGAGAAGAGATAGAAAAGTTCATCGAAGAGATCGAGGATGCAAAGAAGAGGAAGGAAGAGATACAGGCAGAGCTAAACGAGATAAACGGGGAGCGTGGCGGGCTGAAAAACCTGGCCAAGGAAAGGAACAGGGCCATAATGGAGCTGAAAAAAGCCAAAGGTAAATGTCCCGTCTGCGGCAGAAAGCTGACCGAGAAGCACAGAAAGGAGATAATCGAGAAGTACCAGGCCGAGCTCAAAGATGTTTCCCAGTCCCTGAAGGAGCTCGACGAAAGGGAAAGGGACCTCAGGAGCGAGCTCGTCAAGATAGAGAAGATCCTGAAGAGGGAGCGCGAGCTTATAAGGCAGAAAGAGCTCCTCGACCAGATAGCTGAGCTTGAGGAGAAGCTGAAGGGATACAAGCTTGAGAAGCTCAGGAAGAAGGCGGAGGAGTACGAGAGAGCGAAGAGCGAACTGAGCAGGCTCATGGGTGAACTGGAGAGCACGAAAGCCGAGCTTGAGAAGGCGAAGGCACTCAAAAAGAAGAAGACAATCGCCGGGGAGAAGCTCAAGCTTATCGAGGAGAAGCTGAGGAAGCTCAATGAGGAGCTTGAGGGGATGGGCTTTTCAAAGGTTGAAGAGCTCGACGAAAAGCTTGCAGAGCTCGAACCGTCCTACAAGCGCTACCTGGAACTGAGGAACTCCAAGGAGGAGTTTGAGCGGGAGAAGAGCAAGCTGGAGAGGCTCAAGCTGGAGCTTGAGGAGGTAAAGAGTAGCCTGGATGCTGAGAGCAGAGCACTGAAGGAGCGGATGGATGAGCTGTCAAAGAAAGAGAAGCTTTACAGCATGGAGGAGCACGAAAAGACCCGGGAAGCCTTCGCCTCGCTCAGGGAGGAGCTGGCCGGGAAGAGGGCCCAGCTGGAGGCTCTAAAGAAGAAGCGCGACGAGACCATGGAGAACCTCAGGAAGCTCAAGGAGGAGAGGGAGCGCAGAAAGGAGAAGGCAAAGGAACTTGAGGAGCTTAAGAAAGCCCGTGAGAGAGTGCAGGAGCTCAGGGAGAAGGTGAGGCGCTACAAGGCCATGCTCAAGGAAAACGCCTTGGCAAAGGTCGGCGAGATAGCCAGCGAGATATTCGAGGAGCTGACCGAGGAGAAGTACTCCGGGGTTACAGTGAAGGCGGAGGAGAACAAGATACGGCTTGGGGTGCTATACAACGGCAGGGAATACGGCCTCGGGTTCCTCAGCGGCGGGGAGAGGATAGCCCTCGGCCTGGCCTTCCGGCTGGCGCTCTCGCTCTATCTGGCTGGAGAGATAAGCCTCCTCATTCTCGACGAGCCAACACCATACCTCGACGACGAGAGAAGGAGAAGGCTCGTTGACATAATGCAGCGCTACCTAAGGAAAATACCTCAGGTAATAGTCGTTTCGCACGACGAGGAGCTGAAAGACGCCGCCGACAGGGTGATACGGGTGAGCCTTGAGAACGGCGTCTCGGTGGTCAAAGAGGTCGAGCTGGGGGTGTGA
- the mre11 gene encoding DNA double-strand break repair protein Mre11 produces MKFAHMADVHLGFEQYRLPYRAEEFAQAFREAMEKAIAEEVDFILIAGDLFHSSRPSPETIKTAIEILKKPKEAEIPVFAIEGNHDRTQRKVSAYHLLEGLGLLHLVGLRDEKVENEYLTSERLGGKYLVKGVFERGGKSVEIHGLKYMSAAWLERNRLGEIFRPEGDAILMLHQGVKELIEKMMGIIPESQRDYFELRMEDLPKGYLYYALGHIHRNFETSYDIGTLVYPGSLQRWDFGDYELRYRWNGRSFTPEAGTRKGFYVVEDFKPKFIELRVRPFIDVKLKADEETAKRELKRLRSKIPGEAFVRLDLRWEKPYDVSSFQEILEVKYLYLRTRFERKLKAAAGGEVPKPAEYFTPAELRAIELTGEKKFDAIDTVVELFLKAEEKNPEKPGEEKREEPAPAEEEKQKREEKPERARKSEKPKPKGKPTSILAWIGGGDED; encoded by the coding sequence ATGAAGTTCGCCCACATGGCAGATGTCCACCTCGGCTTCGAGCAGTACCGCCTTCCCTACCGTGCCGAGGAGTTTGCCCAGGCCTTCAGGGAGGCAATGGAAAAAGCGATAGCGGAGGAAGTTGACTTCATCCTCATAGCCGGCGACCTGTTCCACTCAAGCCGGCCCAGCCCGGAGACCATAAAGACCGCGATAGAGATACTGAAAAAGCCGAAAGAAGCCGAAATTCCTGTCTTCGCCATAGAGGGGAACCACGACAGGACGCAGAGGAAGGTCTCGGCATATCATCTCCTTGAGGGGCTCGGTCTGCTCCACCTCGTCGGTCTGAGGGACGAGAAAGTCGAGAACGAGTATCTGACGAGCGAGAGGCTTGGGGGCAAATACCTCGTTAAGGGCGTCTTTGAGAGGGGCGGAAAGAGCGTCGAGATCCACGGACTGAAGTACATGAGCGCGGCATGGCTTGAAAGGAACAGGCTGGGGGAGATCTTCAGGCCGGAAGGCGATGCAATCCTGATGCTCCACCAGGGGGTAAAGGAGCTCATAGAGAAGATGATGGGGATAATCCCCGAGAGCCAGCGCGACTACTTCGAGCTGAGGATGGAAGACCTGCCAAAGGGCTACCTCTACTACGCGCTCGGCCACATCCACAGGAACTTCGAGACCAGCTACGACATAGGGACTCTGGTCTACCCGGGCTCGCTCCAGCGCTGGGACTTTGGAGACTATGAGCTCAGGTACCGCTGGAACGGGAGGAGCTTCACCCCGGAGGCCGGTACGAGGAAGGGCTTCTACGTAGTCGAGGACTTTAAGCCGAAGTTCATCGAACTGAGGGTGAGGCCCTTCATAGACGTCAAACTCAAGGCCGACGAGGAGACCGCCAAGAGGGAGCTGAAGCGCCTCAGGAGCAAGATACCAGGGGAGGCCTTCGTAAGGCTCGACCTGCGCTGGGAGAAGCCCTACGACGTTTCCAGCTTTCAAGAAATCCTGGAGGTCAAATACCTCTATCTGAGAACGCGCTTTGAAAGGAAGCTGAAGGCCGCCGCCGGCGGAGAAGTGCCGAAGCCGGCCGAGTATTTCACCCCAGCGGAGCTGAGGGCGATAGAGCTGACCGGCGAGAAGAAGTTCGATGCCATAGATACCGTCGTCGAGCTGTTTCTGAAAGCCGAGGAGAAGAATCCCGAAAAGCCGGGAGAGGAGAAGCGCGAAGAGCCCGCCCCGGCCGAGGAGGAAAAGCAGAAGAGAGAGGAAAAACCCGAAAGGGCGCGGAAATCGGAGAAACCCAAGCCAAAGGGCAAGCCCACGAGCATTCTCGCCTGGATCGGTGGTGGAGATGAAGATTGA
- the herA gene encoding DNA double-strand break repair helicase HerA: MRIAEDLNNPVGIVTGEATVSSFQFYAHPDSDLKFGDFVVAKLCKEAKDRNCRWNGDEWVIGTIRGIKNINWLLSEGKSTFASLDLDLREYGESIGENEALIVTVHVLGRIEFRGEVAEIVPNRVPVPNGNKVYIASSDLLRAIYYGGEGFIEVGTLLLREDVPIYLNADELVSRHFAVLAVTGAGKSNTVSVMLWKMVEDLRGTVVVLDPHGDYMRLSLPNTGTKYVNLIEARIQPETMDGEELADLMEIQSNATIQRSYLLRAWDTVLHENPNLGGREIVKAVLDLLQNWVANAGGSYWDPHANKYRDLGEIKATERETITRLTMKISRFLRNYGHLLSSEDIVASIRAGMVNVIDLGPLDEGQMKLVAAKLLEKMFETRMDYEKARKRLEYLRRKYGSRISAVSEEVEELERFIRSVEASYPALSEPILIIVEEAHIFAPHGEKGGTVRILSRIAREGRKFGVGVGLVSQRPSRLSEDVLSQTNTKIIMRIVNPNDQNYVIKASEQLSGELMGDIAGLGKGEAVIVGQAISLPALVKIHNFKALGGDYGGEDIGVVRRWRERAERERAEEKKEELYEEEGIELDF, encoded by the coding sequence ATGCGCATAGCCGAAGACCTTAACAACCCGGTTGGAATCGTGACCGGTGAAGCCACGGTCAGCTCCTTCCAGTTCTACGCTCATCCCGATAGCGACCTCAAGTTTGGAGACTTCGTTGTTGCAAAGCTGTGCAAGGAGGCGAAGGACAGGAACTGCCGCTGGAACGGCGATGAGTGGGTTATAGGCACCATCAGGGGGATTAAAAACATCAACTGGCTCCTCAGCGAGGGGAAGAGCACTTTCGCGAGCCTCGACCTCGACCTGAGGGAGTACGGGGAGAGCATAGGCGAGAACGAGGCGCTTATAGTCACCGTCCACGTGCTGGGAAGGATAGAGTTCAGGGGTGAGGTTGCCGAGATAGTCCCCAACCGTGTCCCCGTCCCCAACGGAAACAAAGTCTACATAGCCAGCTCAGACCTCCTCAGGGCTATCTACTACGGCGGGGAGGGCTTCATCGAGGTGGGGACCCTGCTTTTGAGGGAGGACGTGCCGATATACCTCAACGCCGACGAGCTGGTTTCAAGGCACTTCGCAGTTTTAGCCGTCACCGGGGCCGGCAAGAGCAACACCGTTTCGGTAATGCTCTGGAAGATGGTGGAAGACCTGAGGGGAACCGTCGTCGTCCTCGACCCACACGGCGATTACATGCGCCTTAGTCTTCCCAACACGGGCACAAAGTACGTCAACCTCATCGAGGCAAGGATTCAGCCGGAGACGATGGACGGCGAGGAGCTGGCTGACCTAATGGAGATACAGAGCAACGCAACCATACAGCGCTCCTACCTGCTCCGCGCCTGGGACACGGTTCTCCACGAGAACCCCAACCTCGGTGGAAGGGAGATAGTTAAGGCCGTCCTCGACCTGCTCCAGAACTGGGTGGCCAACGCCGGGGGGAGCTACTGGGACCCCCACGCGAACAAATACCGCGACCTGGGCGAGATAAAGGCAACCGAGAGGGAAACGATAACGAGGCTCACGATGAAGATATCCCGCTTCCTGAGGAACTACGGCCACCTGCTCTCAAGCGAGGACATAGTAGCATCCATCAGAGCCGGGATGGTGAACGTTATAGACCTCGGACCGCTCGACGAGGGCCAGATGAAGCTTGTCGCAGCAAAGCTCCTCGAAAAGATGTTCGAAACCAGAATGGACTACGAGAAGGCCAGAAAGAGGCTCGAATACCTCAGGAGAAAGTACGGGAGCAGGATCTCGGCCGTTTCGGAAGAGGTGGAGGAGCTTGAGAGGTTCATCCGCTCGGTTGAGGCGAGCTATCCGGCCCTCTCAGAACCTATACTCATAATAGTGGAAGAGGCCCACATCTTCGCACCCCACGGCGAGAAGGGCGGAACCGTGAGGATTCTAAGCAGAATCGCCAGGGAGGGCAGGAAGTTCGGGGTCGGGGTAGGTTTGGTATCCCAGAGACCGAGCAGGCTCAGTGAAGACGTCCTCAGCCAGACGAACACCAAGATAATAATGCGCATCGTGAACCCGAACGACCAGAACTACGTCATAAAGGCCAGCGAGCAACTGAGCGGCGAACTGATGGGCGACATAGCCGGCCTCGGCAAGGGCGAGGCGGTGATAGTAGGCCAGGCCATAAGCCTGCCGGCGCTGGTGAAGATACACAACTTCAAGGCCCTCGGCGGCGACTACGGCGGGGAAGACATAGGCGTCGTGAGGCGCTGGAGGGAAAGGGCGGAGCGCGAGAGGGCAGAGGAGAAGAAGGAGGAGCTCTACGAGGAGGAGGGCATAGAGCTGGACTTCTGA
- the rimI gene encoding ribosomal protein S18-alanine N-acetyltransferase, with protein sequence MSVSVREAGGRIPLAMVVIRPAKLFDIPDVVRIERLSFREEYPRGVFLVFLENNPDTFLVAEYRGRVIGYVMAYLRPDLEGHIMSIAVDPQYRGSGIGSALLSEAIERLIKKGARYIGLEVRVSNERAIKLYERFGFKRIKRIIGYYADGEDAYYMLLPAEEWGGRN encoded by the coding sequence ATGAGCGTGTCCGTTAGGGAAGCCGGTGGGAGGATTCCCCTGGCGATGGTCGTCATAAGGCCGGCGAAGCTGTTCGACATACCCGACGTCGTCAGGATAGAACGGCTCTCATTCCGCGAGGAATATCCGAGGGGGGTTTTTCTCGTTTTTCTTGAGAACAATCCGGACACGTTTCTGGTTGCCGAGTACAGGGGGAGGGTCATCGGCTACGTGATGGCCTATCTGAGGCCCGATCTGGAGGGGCATATAATGAGCATAGCCGTCGACCCCCAGTACCGGGGCAGCGGCATTGGTTCGGCCCTGCTTAGTGAGGCCATCGAAAGGCTCATAAAGAAGGGCGCCCGCTACATAGGCCTGGAGGTTCGCGTGAGCAACGAAAGGGCCATAAAGCTCTACGAGCGCTTTGGTTTCAAGCGCATCAAGCGCATAATCGGCTACTACGCCGACGGGGAGGATGCCTATTACATGCTTCTACCTGCTGAGGAATGGGGTGGGAGGAATTGA
- the endA gene encoding tRNA-intron lyase — MKEPIIFHLSGDRVFSEREKAINQFYNKRYFGEVVNGKLFLSLIEAAYLMEKGRIRVFDGEKELSFRELVELGRKRDEQFDIKLLVYTDLRDRGYTVKSALKFGSHFRVYRRGMDEHSQWLIWVVPENLRFSPNDITARVRVAHGVRKNMVMAVVDEDNDVVYYKIEWVKF, encoded by the coding sequence TTGAAGGAGCCGATAATCTTCCATCTCAGCGGGGACAGAGTCTTCAGCGAGCGTGAAAAGGCGATAAACCAGTTCTACAACAAGCGCTACTTCGGCGAGGTTGTGAACGGGAAGCTCTTTCTCTCGCTCATAGAGGCGGCTTATCTTATGGAGAAGGGCAGAATAAGGGTCTTCGACGGCGAAAAAGAGCTCTCTTTCAGGGAACTGGTCGAACTCGGAAGGAAAAGGGACGAGCAGTTCGACATAAAGCTCCTGGTTTACACCGACCTGCGCGACAGGGGGTACACGGTGAAGTCCGCCCTCAAGTTCGGCTCCCACTTCCGCGTTTACAGGCGCGGGATGGACGAGCACTCCCAGTGGCTCATCTGGGTGGTTCCGGAGAACCTCCGCTTTAGCCCCAATGATATAACGGCGCGCGTGAGGGTTGCCCACGGCGTCAGGAAGAACATGGTGATGGCCGTCGTTGACGAGGACAACGACGTGGTGTACTATAAAATAGAATGGGTGAAGTTTTGA
- a CDS encoding DUF835 domain-containing protein codes for MTLIPAILVEISFVGVALLALRYRGRFTSHYPELKKFYDYTLSAFITGAAAKFTFLFLDLRDNGMIPLTPEEASLINAGGNALILVATAMFLIGWVNLLKALMERYELIPVIEFAENERGNVLKPGLYLCNLPNCYPVIAKLLRGRAGLIVSRHPPEVIRQRLKIEKTPVLWLTTIRGKNTVSPTRLEFLLQTMVDFMRKTEDPKIIFLDGVEYLILENGFVPVFKFLTTLKDYTTIYNTVVIVPLKEEGVDEKSVNLMYREFERLRMKPS; via the coding sequence ATGACCCTGATTCCAGCCATACTGGTGGAGATTTCATTCGTGGGTGTAGCCCTCCTGGCCCTCAGGTACCGGGGTAGGTTCACATCCCACTACCCGGAGCTTAAGAAGTTCTATGATTACACCCTTTCCGCCTTCATTACAGGGGCAGCGGCCAAGTTCACCTTCTTGTTTTTGGACCTTAGGGACAACGGTATGATCCCCCTGACCCCTGAGGAGGCGTCACTGATAAACGCTGGGGGCAACGCACTTATCCTAGTCGCAACAGCTATGTTCTTAATTGGCTGGGTAAACCTTCTAAAAGCCCTCATGGAGAGGTACGAGCTGATACCCGTGATCGAGTTCGCCGAAAATGAAAGGGGAAACGTCCTCAAACCCGGCCTCTACCTCTGCAACCTGCCGAACTGCTACCCGGTAATAGCCAAGCTCCTGCGTGGAAGGGCTGGGTTGATAGTCTCAAGGCACCCGCCCGAGGTCATCAGGCAACGCCTAAAAATCGAGAAAACCCCAGTACTCTGGCTGACCACGATCAGGGGCAAAAACACGGTTTCTCCCACCAGGCTTGAGTTCCTCCTCCAGACGATGGTGGACTTCATGAGAAAGACAGAGGACCCGAAGATAATCTTTCTCGATGGGGTCGAATACCTCATCTTAGAAAACGGCTTCGTGCCTGTCTTCAAGTTCCTAACTACCCTAAAGGACTACACCACCATCTACAACACCGTGGTTATAGTCCCCTTAAAGGAAGAGGGAGTAGACGAGAAGAGCGTGAACCTCATGTACAGGGAGTTTGAGAGGCTGAGAATGAAACCCTCGTGA